The proteins below are encoded in one region of Canis lupus dingo isolate Sandy chromosome 30, ASM325472v2, whole genome shotgun sequence:
- the RHOV gene encoding rho-related GTP-binding protein RhoV, protein MPPRELSEAESSPLRAPTPPPRRGSAPPELGIKCVLVGDGAVGKSSLIVSYTCNGYPARYRPTALDTFSVQVLVDGAPVRIELWDTAGQEDFDRLRSLCYPDTDVFLACFSVVQPSSFQNITEKWLPEIRTHNPQAPVLLVGTQADLRDDVNVLIQLDQGGREGPVPQPQAQGLAEKIRASCYLECSALTQKNLKEVFDSAILSAIEHKARLEKKLNAKGVRTLSRCRWKKFFCFV, encoded by the exons ATGCCCCCGCGGGAGCTGAGCGAGGCCGAGTCGTCCCCGCTCCGGGCCCCGACCCCTCCCCCGCGGCGGGGCAGCGCGCCCCCGGAGCTGGGCATCAAGTGCGTGCTGGTGGGCGACGGCGCCGTGGGCAAGAGCAGCCTCATCGTCAGCTACACCTGCAATGGGTACCCCGCACGCTACCGGCCCACAGCGCTGGACACCTTCTCCG TGCAAGTCCTGGTGGATGGAGCGCCGGTGCGCATTGAGCTCTGGGACACAGCGGGACAG GAGGATTTCGACCGCCTTCGCTCCCTCTGCTACCCGGATACCGATGTCTTCCTGGCCTGCTTTAGCGTGGTGCAGCCCAGCTCTTTCCAGAACATCACAGAGAAATGGCTGCCCGAGATCCGCACTCACAACCCCCAGGCACCCGTGCTACTGGTGGGTACCCAGGCTGACCTGAGGGACGATGTCAATGTACTGATTCAGCTGGACCAGGGGGGCCGGGAGGGCCCGGTGCCTCAACCCCAGGCGCAGGGTCTAGCCGAGAAAATCCGGGCCTCCTGCTACCTCGAGTGCTCTGCCTTGACTCAGAAGAACCTGAAAGAGGTGTTTGACTCGGCTATTCTTAGTGCCATTGAGCACAAAGCCCGGCTGGAGAAGAAACTGAACGCCAAAGGTGTGCGAACTCTCTCCCGCTGCCGTTGGAAGaagttcttttgctttgtttga